CGACACGCTGCTGACGGAAATCCCGGACATCGCCTCGGGCCGCGTCTGGCCCGGAGCGATGTCGCGCGCGCTGCGTAACCGTTTCATCGAGCGCTGGGCCGGCCGCGAATGGGCGCTGCGCCGCGACCAACGCGAGGCGTGGAAGGCCGTTCTCGAAGCGCGGCGCGACGGCGCCGCCGAAAACGCGCCGCTTTTCATCGGGCAAGACGCCGGCCTGATCGATTCGATAAGACCCGCGGCCGAGATCGTCGAGACGATGGTTGCCGAGGCCGAAAAGATCATCAAAGAGCGGCTCACCAAAATGGTGGGTCATTAAACTTCCCGAAATTTCTCTTGACAAGTTTGAACTGCGCGCTACAGTGAGAATCAAAGCCTCACAATAAAGGAGGGGCTCGCAATGGCAGAGGAAATTCCGCCGGGCCAAGAACGCCCGCAGTCTGAGGACGGCGTGTCCTCGGCGGCGGCCGGCTGAAAGTAGCCTCAACTCTAACGCCTGAAGGCGCAAGGTCGCAAAGCCGACCACAAGAAGGAAGGCTACCAGAAGACTCAAAAGAGTCACCAACGATCGTTTGTCGAAACGCGTTAAAGCGGGCTGACGGGCAGACAGAAAAATTTCGAAAAAGTTTTTTTGGCGCGATGGCGCCGCGAACGGGCTCTCTTCCCGGGGAAGAGGGCCCGTTTGCTTTTAGTATTCCTCTTTTGCCCGGCCTATTCGCGCTTGACGCTTGGGCATTCGATCATTTAACTATGATGCTTACTGCGCTTCGCTCCTGAAAAACCTTACTCGACGGAGGTTGCGGTGAAAAAAATACTCTTAGCGGTTTCCGCGCTCCTCCTGCTGCCCGCGGAATTGAAAGCTCAGGCGCCGTTCTTCCAGCGCAAGACGATCACGATCGTCGTCGGCTATCTCGCCGGCGACGGCTACGACATCTGGGCGCGGCTTCTGGCGGCGCATCTTCCCCGGCATATCCCCGGCGAGCCCGGCATCATCGTGCAAAATATGCCCGGCGCGGGTTCGCTGATCGCGGCGAATTCGATCTATAACACCGCGAAACCCGACGGCCTGACCTGGGGCGCGATCGGACCCTCGGTCTATCTCGACCAGCTCATGGGAAAAAAGGAGGTGCAGTTCGATTGGGCCAAATTTAACTGGATCGGCTCGACGGAAAAAACCGCCTGGCTATTTTATATGCGCACAGACACTCCGTATAAAACTTTGGAGGATATCCGCAAGGCGCCGGAGCCGCCGAAGTGCTCGGCGACGGGGACCGGCACGAGCGGGCACTTCGTTCCCAAGCTGATGGAAGAAGCGTTCGGGACCAAGTTCCAGCTCGTCATGGGATATAAAGGAGGATCCGAGCAGGACCTGGCGCTGGAAAGAGGAGAAGTGCAGTG
The DNA window shown above is from Candidatus Binatia bacterium and carries:
- a CDS encoding tripartite tricarboxylate transporter substrate-binding protein; this encodes MKKILLAVSALLLLPAELKAQAPFFQRKTITIVVGYLAGDGYDIWARLLAAHLPRHIPGEPGIIVQNMPGAGSLIAANSIYNTAKPDGLTWGAIGPSVYLDQLMGKKEVQFDWAKFNWIGSTEKTAWLFYMRTDTPYKTLEDIRKAPEPPKCSATGTGTSGHFVPKLMEEAFGTKFQLVMGYKGGSEQDLALERGEVQCRALSIPTFYAREPFGTWRKNNLVRVLLQTGRARDPRAGDVPTIFELMNQHKTPEATRRLVTAVLASGDLGRPIIAPPGVPPDRVKILREAFMKTMQDPVFLDDVKKKKLEADPSSGEAIEALAKEAVAQPRDIIEQMKKILEQ